One genomic region from Capra hircus breed San Clemente chromosome 18, ASM170441v1, whole genome shotgun sequence encodes:
- the TMEM190 gene encoding transmembrane protein 190 isoform X1 → MVGSGIPALGLLLLMQGSAGEGAGERVGGRSQGPPQPPVSHRALSFTDGNGIQGFFYPWSCEGDVWDRESCGGQAAIENPNLCLRLRCCYRDGVCYHQRPDENMRRKHMWALGWTCGGLLFLITSICLFWWARRHDMLRLPWFLKGKCNLSRTVSLLSKGTPSEKKTPSVGSIPPAPPTEGTQDASGGTEGEGTEGGEETEGGDEDD, encoded by the exons ATGGTGGGCTCTGGGATCCCAGCTTTGGGTCTCCTCCTGCTCATGCAGGGCTCAGCAGGTGAGGGCGCTGGCGAGAGGGTCGGAGGGCGCAGCCAGGGGCCTCCTCAGCCTCCAGTCTCGCACAGGGCTCTTTCTTTCACAGACGGGAATGGAATCCAGGGATTCTTCTATCCATGGA GTTGTGAAGGAGACGTGTGGGACCGGGAGAGTTGCGGGGGCCAGGCGGCAATCGAGAACCCCAATCTCTGCCTGCGTCTCCGATGCTGCTACCGCGACGGTGTCTGCTACCACCAGCGTCCGGATG AGAACATGCGGCGGAAGCACATGTGGGCGCTGGGCTGGACGTGCGGCGGCCTCCTCTTCCTCATCACCAGCATCTGCCTGTTCTG GTGGGCCAGGCGACACGACATGCTGCGGCTGCCCTGGTTCCTGAAGGGCAAGTGCAACCTGTCCAGGACGgtctctttgttgtccaaggggACTCCGAGCGAAAAGAAGACGCCCTCTGTCGGCAGcatcccccccgccccgcccacggAGGGGACCCAGGATGCCTCTGGGGGCACTGAGGGGGAGGGGACGGAAGGGGGCGAAGAAACGGAAGGGGGGGACGAAGATGATTAG
- the TMEM190 gene encoding transmembrane protein 190 isoform X2: MVGSGIPALGLLLLMQGSADGNGIQGFFYPWSCEGDVWDRESCGGQAAIENPNLCLRLRCCYRDGVCYHQRPDENMRRKHMWALGWTCGGLLFLITSICLFWWARRHDMLRLPWFLKGKCNLSRTVSLLSKGTPSEKKTPSVGSIPPAPPTEGTQDASGGTEGEGTEGGEETEGGDEDD; the protein is encoded by the exons ATGGTGGGCTCTGGGATCCCAGCTTTGGGTCTCCTCCTGCTCATGCAGGGCTCAGCAG ACGGGAATGGAATCCAGGGATTCTTCTATCCATGGA GTTGTGAAGGAGACGTGTGGGACCGGGAGAGTTGCGGGGGCCAGGCGGCAATCGAGAACCCCAATCTCTGCCTGCGTCTCCGATGCTGCTACCGCGACGGTGTCTGCTACCACCAGCGTCCGGATG AGAACATGCGGCGGAAGCACATGTGGGCGCTGGGCTGGACGTGCGGCGGCCTCCTCTTCCTCATCACCAGCATCTGCCTGTTCTG GTGGGCCAGGCGACACGACATGCTGCGGCTGCCCTGGTTCCTGAAGGGCAAGTGCAACCTGTCCAGGACGgtctctttgttgtccaaggggACTCCGAGCGAAAAGAAGACGCCCTCTGTCGGCAGcatcccccccgccccgcccacggAGGGGACCCAGGATGCCTCTGGGGGCACTGAGGGGGAGGGGACGGAAGGGGGCGAAGAAACGGAAGGGGGGGACGAAGATGATTAG
- the RPL28 gene encoding 60S ribosomal protein L28 isoform X1, whose protein sequence is MRVGIKGVVPPPACLFPSPAAAPSGVAAMSAHLQWMVVRNCSSFLIKRNKQTYSTEPNNLKARNSFRYNGLIHRKTVGVEPAADGKGVVVVMKRRFGQRKPATSYVRTTINKNARATLSSIRHMIRKNKYRPDLRMAAIRRASAILRSQKPVMVKRKPSRPTKSS, encoded by the exons ATGCGTGTCGGTATTAAAGGCGTCGTCCCGCCCCCGGCTTGTCTCTTTCCGTCTCCGGCCGCCGCACCGAGTGGAG TCGCCGCCATGTCCGCGCATCTTCAGTGGATGGTCGTGCGGAACTGCTCCAGCTTCTTGATCAAGAGAAACAAGCAGACGTACAGCACC GAGCCGAATAACCTGAAAGCGCGCAACTCCTTCCGCTACAATGGGCTCATTCACCGCAAGACCGTGGGTGTGGAGCCGGCGGCGGACGGCAAAGGAGTCGTGGTGGTGATGAAGCGGAGATTCG GCCAGCGCAAGCCGGCCACTTCCTACGTGCGGACCACCATCAACAAGAACGCCCGGGCCACCCTCAGCAGCATCCGGCACATGATCCGGAAGAATAAGTACCGCCCGGATTTGCGCATG GCCGCCATCCGCAGAGCCAGCGCCATCCTGCGCAGCCAGAAGCCCGTGATGGTAAAGAGGAAGCCGAGCCGCCCCACCAAGAGCTCCTGA
- the RPL28 gene encoding 60S ribosomal protein L28 isoform X2, with the protein MSAHLQWMVVRNCSSFLIKRNKQTYSTEPNNLKARNSFRYNGLIHRKTVGVEPAADGKGVVVVMKRRFGQRKPATSYVRTTINKNARATLSSIRHMIRKNKYRPDLRMAAIRRASAILRSQKPVMVKRKPSRPTKSS; encoded by the exons ATGTCCGCGCATCTTCAGTGGATGGTCGTGCGGAACTGCTCCAGCTTCTTGATCAAGAGAAACAAGCAGACGTACAGCACC GAGCCGAATAACCTGAAAGCGCGCAACTCCTTCCGCTACAATGGGCTCATTCACCGCAAGACCGTGGGTGTGGAGCCGGCGGCGGACGGCAAAGGAGTCGTGGTGGTGATGAAGCGGAGATTCG GCCAGCGCAAGCCGGCCACTTCCTACGTGCGGACCACCATCAACAAGAACGCCCGGGCCACCCTCAGCAGCATCCGGCACATGATCCGGAAGAATAAGTACCGCCCGGATTTGCGCATG GCCGCCATCCGCAGAGCCAGCGCCATCCTGCGCAGCCAGAAGCCCGTGATGGTAAAGAGGAAGCCGAGCCGCCCCACCAAGAGCTCCTGA
- the TMEM238 gene encoding transmembrane protein 238, which translates to MAAAPAVCTSPGTPPSAAPSLAAGAPGLASGLGRCRMALLLAVALDVAGMAALLTGVFAQLQVRGRDFGDLLIYTGALLVFLSLLGWILWYTGNIEISRQELERDYGLRPSALARLARKLSRRWSAPASSAAGRRAAPGSRGARRAARTPPPPAAGSRRVRLQLASLEAGPGAAGAGTE; encoded by the coding sequence ATGGCGGCGGCGCCGGCCGTGTGCACCTCGCCGGGGACCCCGCCGAGCGCTGCACCGTCCCTGGCGGCGGGCGCGCCGGGGCTGGCGTCCGGCCTGGGCCGCTGTCGGATGGCGCTGCTGCTGGCCGTGGCTCTGGACGTGGCGGGCATGGCGGCGCTGCTGACCGGCGTGTTCGCGCAGCTGCAGGTGCGCGGCCGCGACTTCGGCGACCTGCTTATCTACACGGGTGCGCTACTCGTCTTCCTGAGCCTGCTCGGCTGGATCCTCTGGTACACCGGCAACATCGAGATCTCGCGCCAGGAGCTGGAGCGCGACTACGGCCTGAGGCCCTCGGCGCTCGCCCGCCTCGCGCGGAAGCTCTCCCGCCGCTGGTCGGCGCCGGCTTCCTCCGCCGCCGGCCGGCGCGCCGCGCCCGGCTCCCGGGGAGCGCGCCGCGCCGCCCGCACGCCCCCACCGCCCGCCGCCGGTTCCCGCCGCGTGCGCCTGCAGCTCGCCTCGCTGGAGGCTGGGCCCGGGGCGGCGGGAGCGGGCACCGAGTGA
- the UBE2S gene encoding ubiquitin-conjugating enzyme E2 S, which translates to MNSNVENLPPHIIRLVYKEVTTLTADPPDGIKVFPNEEDLTDLQVTIEGPEGTPYAGGLFRMKLLLGKDFPASPPKGYFLTKIFHPNVGANGEICVNVLKRDWTAELGIRHVLLTIKCLLIHPNPESALNEEAGRLLLENYEEYAARARLLTEIHGGAGGPSGGRPEPGRATASGAAASAADPTTPGGPGGAEGPMAKKHAGERDKKLAAKKKTDKKRALRRL; encoded by the exons ATG AACTCCAACGTGGAGAACCTGCCCCCCCACATCATCCGCCTGGTGTACAAGGAGGTGACGACGCTGACCGCTGACCCACCTGacggcatcaaggtctttcccaacgAGGAGGACCTTACCGACCTGCAGGTCACCATTGAGGGCCCTG AGGGGACCCCTTACGCCGGAGGCCTCTTCCGCATGAAACTCCTGCTGGGGaaggacttcccagcctccccgCCCAAGGGCTACTTCCTGACGAAGATCTTCCACCCGAATGTGGGCGCCAATGGCGAGATATGTGTCAACGTACTCAAGAGGGACTGGACCGCTGAGCTGGGCATCCGGCACGTGCTTCTG ACCATCAAGTGCCTGCTGATCCACCCCAACCCCGAGTCGGCCCTCAATGAGGAGGCGGGCCGCCTGCTGCTGGAAAACTACGAGGAGTATGCAGCCCGCGCGCGCCTGCTCACCGAGATCCACGGCGGCGCCGGCGGGCCCAGCGGCGGGAGGCCCGAGCCCGGCCGGGCAACGGCCAGTGGGGCAGCGGCCTCCGCTGCTGACCCCACAACTCCAGGGGGCCCAGGAGGGGCTGAGGGGCCCATGGCCAAGAAGCACGCAGGCGAGCGCGACAAGAAGCTGGCAGCCAAGAAAAAGACGGACAAGAAGCGGGCACTGCGGCGCCTGTAG